In Fodinibius salicampi, the sequence ATTAGGTTATCCCAACTCGTTGTATACTTCGGGGATAAAAATTGTTGTTTCATTTGCCAGGATTGCTCAAACCCAGTGGCCGCAAAATGGGCTGTGTCTGACCCATATTTTGTATTGATATCATCGATTTTTCTCATCAATTCATGTTGATTATTAGATTGTTGCTTTTTGCTAAATAAATTGCCTTGTATTTTTGATTGGGGAATGATGCCAGTCAGCATAACAGCCGCTTTTTTATATTTAAGTCCGGATTGATACAACTTTATAAGTGTATTATGTCCATATTTAATCAGAAAAGAAGTGTCAGCAGTAAGTATGTGAAGAGGGATTTCAATTCCATATTTATATTTTGGGTTACCATCGCCATACTTATTAGTACGCAGTGTAATATGCAGCAGGGAGGTAACCGATTCTTGAGCCTTAGTTTTTCAGTGGAAATCATAATAAATTCTGCAATAGCTTCTTGTAGGTCCTCTAATTTCGTAACTGCTTTACCAAATGATCGCGAAGTCATAATTCCTTTTCGGGGATCATTAATATGTTCAATCTCCAGGCAGGGCTTCCCATTGAGTTCCATCACAGTTCGTAGCCCGTTTACACTTAGTCGGCTTCGGACCTAGTCCGTCTGCGTATATCAATTCTTTAATTCCAGCGCATTAGTAATTCCTTCGTTGAAGAGACGTTGAGAAAGACCTGCTCCGATTCCCCAAATATCCGTCAGCTTGGTGTCTCTTAATATATTATCCAGTTCAGAATGTCCTATCAAGTTGAGCACACCGTTATATCCCGGTTGAGATTTTGCCGTTTCATTTGCAATCTTAGCCAGTGTTTTGGAAGGTGCAATTCCTACAGAAACCGGCAAACCTGTCCACTGTTTTACTGTCGATTTTATAACTTGTCCGAAG encodes:
- a CDS encoding DUF4113 domain-containing protein, with the translated sequence MYQSGLKYKKAAVMLTGIIPQSKIQGNLFSKKQQSNNQHELMRKIDDINTKYGSDTAHFAATGFEQSWQMKQQFLSPKYTTSWDNLMEISC